A region from the Colwellia sp. PAMC 21821 genome encodes:
- a CDS encoding choice-of-anchor H family protein → MFNILFKKTFNKKLTINLTATLLLVSQISLAQTSTTIEQVSNSVGGTKSNIDSIKSDGKSQRTLAFKGMNRTEVTLARQQKEKNLASTSSTSSSSQSVVYSSSFYHSFSIYTGYSQLITDIDEDGYYQTFSVVFDADLLSPMANEQAVVYADLYLSQNGGPWVLYFSTDDFVITGENTDDEFEVVTELDSGYVPDYYDVLIDLYEVGYSDVVATYSSNDSNELYALPLESSDYDPEYIEVEYVEVEYYEKHSGGGIWLLFGALLVLGVRLIKLK, encoded by the coding sequence ATGTTTAATATACTATTTAAGAAAACTTTTAATAAAAAGTTAACCATCAATTTAACAGCAACATTACTTTTAGTAAGCCAAATATCTCTTGCACAAACATCGACAACAATTGAACAGGTAAGTAACTCTGTTGGCGGGACAAAAAGTAATATTGACTCTATAAAATCAGACGGTAAATCCCAGAGGACCTTAGCATTTAAAGGCATGAATAGAACGGAGGTAACACTTGCTCGCCAACAAAAAGAAAAAAACCTTGCGTCAACATCTTCAACATCATCTTCAAGCCAAAGTGTTGTTTATAGTTCTAGTTTTTATCACAGTTTTTCAATTTACACTGGCTATAGTCAACTTATTACGGATATAGACGAAGATGGCTATTATCAGACATTTAGCGTTGTTTTCGATGCAGATTTATTATCACCAATGGCTAATGAACAAGCGGTTGTTTATGCCGACTTATACCTAAGTCAAAATGGTGGTCCTTGGGTATTGTATTTCTCTACTGACGATTTTGTTATAACGGGGGAAAATACAGACGATGAGTTTGAGGTGGTTACGGAATTAGATTCTGGCTATGTACCCGACTATTACGACGTGTTAATTGACTTGTATGAAGTAGGTTATAGTGATGTGGTGGCTACTTACAGTTCAAATGACAGTAACGAACTTTATGCACTGCCATTAGAAAGTAGTGACTATGATCCTGAATACATTGAAGTCGAATATGTTGAGGTTGAATACTACGAAAAACACTCAGGAGGCGGTATTTGGTTATTGTTTGGCGCGCTATTAGTATTAGGAGTACGCCTGATTAAATTGAAGTAA
- a CDS encoding PepSY domain-containing protein produces the protein MKKQLFILSVIALLIAAPVFAKIEAAPNSMMIVKAKYGQASDNKSITAQQAARIVKNKFGGKVLKVNNSGSKKNPSYRVKLLKDNGHVISVSVDAQSGRISG, from the coding sequence ATGAAAAAACAATTATTTATTCTAAGCGTAATAGCTTTATTAATAGCAGCCCCAGTGTTTGCTAAAATTGAAGCTGCACCCAATAGTATGATGATTGTAAAGGCTAAATATGGTCAAGCGAGTGACAATAAATCAATCACTGCTCAACAAGCTGCCCGAATAGTTAAAAACAAATTTGGCGGTAAGGTATTAAAGGTTAACAATAGTGGTTCTAAAAAAAATCCAAGCTACCGAGTGAAACTACTTAAAGACAATGGCCATGTAATTTCAGTCAGTGTTGACGCCCAATCGGGCCGTATATCAGGATAA
- a CDS encoding ATP-binding protein: protein MIFILLPIVGLIISNAYEKHMVASLKNELSAYSYSILAIIEVENNTLVMPEQLLETQFNVSQSGLYAVLTTSSTTIQNYSAPNPATESIKLWSSQSLLAPWQTTTFRQPSLGESAFYQAEIDAQAHYIYSLSVSYGSEEQPFPMTLHIIKQQNDLTHMMAEFHRQLMLGLAGLMLVLLLIQYLWSIWTLKPLKNLSTELSDVEQGKSERLTGTYPTELNQVTEQLNLLLNAEQKQRQRYRNALSDLAHSLKTPLAVMQTQKELSVLTQEQLSIINVIIEHQLRKAQSAGQSSWYLGTAVAPIANKLLNSLTKIYRDKELLFTVNIPPECNFKGDESDLLEILGNLLDNACKAAKKQVHLEIKLSANSMTIIIQDDGVGIDPTLREEILQRGTRADTYQHGHGIGLAIVRDLVKSYQGSMHIESSKQLKGAKFTLNFPL, encoded by the coding sequence ATGATTTTTATCTTATTACCTATCGTCGGGTTAATCATCAGTAATGCCTATGAAAAACATATGGTGGCGAGTTTAAAAAATGAACTTTCAGCTTATTCCTACTCTATTTTAGCTATTATTGAAGTTGAAAATAACACGCTTGTTATGCCTGAACAGCTATTGGAGACTCAATTTAATGTCAGTCAATCTGGCTTATATGCAGTTCTAACAACTAGCTCAACCACAATACAAAACTACTCAGCGCCAAACCCCGCGACTGAATCAATCAAGCTTTGGAGCTCTCAATCATTACTAGCACCATGGCAAACAACAACTTTTCGACAACCTAGCTTAGGAGAAAGTGCTTTTTATCAAGCTGAGATTGATGCCCAGGCACATTATATCTACAGCTTAAGTGTCAGTTATGGCAGTGAAGAACAACCTTTTCCCATGACATTGCATATTATAAAACAGCAAAACGACTTAACTCACATGATGGCAGAGTTTCACCGCCAACTTATGCTAGGGTTAGCGGGTTTAATGCTGGTGCTTTTGTTGATTCAATATCTGTGGTCAATATGGACTTTAAAGCCTTTAAAGAATTTAAGCACCGAACTTAGCGATGTTGAACAGGGTAAAAGCGAACGACTTACGGGGACTTATCCAACTGAGTTAAATCAAGTAACAGAGCAGTTGAACTTGTTACTAAATGCTGAACAAAAACAGCGTCAGCGCTATCGTAATGCACTTTCTGATCTTGCTCATAGCCTAAAAACTCCGTTAGCGGTTATGCAAACTCAAAAAGAGTTATCGGTACTGACCCAAGAGCAACTCAGTATTATTAATGTGATTATTGAGCATCAGCTTCGTAAAGCACAAAGTGCTGGACAATCATCATGGTATTTAGGCACTGCAGTCGCTCCAATAGCGAATAAATTACTTAATAGTTTAACTAAAATATATCGAGACAAAGAACTACTATTCACTGTCAACATTCCGCCTGAATGCAACTTTAAAGGCGATGAATCCGATCTATTAGAAATACTGGGTAACTTGTTAGACAACGCCTGTAAAGCGGCAAAAAAACAAGTTCACCTGGAAATTAAGCTTAGTGCAAATAGCATGACTATTATTATTCAAGATGACGGTGTTGGCATAGACCCAACACTTAGAGAAGAGATATTACAACGCGGAACTCGAGCAGATACCTATCAACATGGTCATGGCATTGGCTTGGCAATTGTGCGAGATTTGGTTAAAAGTTACCAAGGCAGTATGCACATCGAATCGTCAAAGCAACTAAAAGGCGCAAAATTTACGCTTAACTTTCCTTTATAA
- a CDS encoding DUF3300 domain-containing protein: MLNVNFKRSLSHLLFSLSSALVLSTPGFSAENSSKTYYGPNSDSTLSEQTITSDFTHAELEQMLAPIALYPDTLLTHILIATTYPIEVVDAERWLSKNSQLSAQALADAADDKDWDASVKALLPFPNVLKKLSDDLHWMRNLGDAFLQDEAQVLASVQILRQQADQAGNLKNMNNVNVVRETKTIIIESRQPDIIYVPYYDTRVVYGDWRWSHYPPIFWQQPVHYASHHGPYYWHNPVHLTVGLFFGAVHWSNRHVVVQHHKSRYYKKHSKKKVSTSYQSTRWQHNPRHRKGVAYRTSSTQKKYRSHTPSAEQHKALRANQKHFVNKNKHKAKHASNKYNSKKSQNLKHKLQVNRAVKIDKHKVDKHSLTKQEPYKNKNWRQAKDSKKIDNNKIYTSSKRYEQKHKEFRTSEKNVSHRQSTQVLTSRNNSEKSYSKPVKTQNSTVQKRHNSNRFKSENSVRKHSNSKVTNRQQSSGSRTHQSRAKQHN; this comes from the coding sequence ATGCTAAACGTTAATTTTAAAAGGTCACTCAGTCACTTACTTTTTTCTCTATCAAGTGCACTAGTGCTATCCACACCAGGCTTTAGCGCAGAAAACTCTAGTAAAACTTACTATGGTCCAAATAGTGATTCAACCTTATCAGAACAAACAATCACTAGTGATTTTACACATGCTGAGCTTGAGCAAATGCTGGCCCCCATTGCATTATACCCAGACACGTTACTGACCCATATCCTTATTGCGACAACATACCCAATTGAAGTTGTTGACGCTGAACGATGGTTAAGTAAAAACAGTCAACTAAGCGCACAGGCACTTGCCGACGCTGCAGATGATAAAGATTGGGATGCCAGCGTTAAAGCCCTTCTACCGTTTCCAAACGTACTGAAGAAATTAAGCGATGATTTGCATTGGATGCGTAATTTAGGTGATGCTTTTTTGCAAGATGAGGCACAAGTGCTTGCCAGTGTGCAAATCTTGCGTCAACAAGCAGATCAAGCAGGAAACCTTAAAAACATGAACAACGTTAACGTTGTTCGTGAAACGAAAACAATCATTATTGAATCAAGACAACCCGATATAATTTATGTGCCCTACTATGATACCCGAGTAGTTTATGGAGATTGGCGTTGGTCGCATTACCCACCAATTTTTTGGCAGCAACCTGTGCACTATGCTTCGCATCATGGCCCTTACTATTGGCATAACCCTGTACACCTAACCGTTGGGCTATTTTTTGGAGCTGTACATTGGAGTAATCGTCATGTTGTTGTTCAACATCACAAATCTCGATATTACAAAAAACATAGCAAGAAGAAAGTTTCAACCAGTTACCAGTCTACACGCTGGCAGCATAATCCTCGCCACAGAAAGGGGGTAGCTTATCGTACATCGAGCACTCAGAAAAAATATCGCAGTCACACGCCTAGTGCTGAACAACATAAAGCTTTACGTGCAAATCAAAAGCATTTTGTCAATAAAAATAAGCACAAAGCAAAACATGCGAGTAATAAATATAACAGCAAGAAAAGCCAAAATCTAAAACATAAATTGCAAGTCAATCGAGCCGTAAAAATTGACAAGCACAAGGTTGATAAGCACTCATTAACTAAACAGGAACCGTATAAAAATAAAAATTGGCGACAAGCTAAAGACAGTAAAAAAATTGATAATAATAAAATATACACTTCGTCAAAGCGTTACGAACAAAAGCATAAAGAGTTTAGAACTAGCGAAAAAAATGTCAGCCATAGGCAAAGTACTCAAGTGTTAACTAGCCGAAATAACAGTGAAAAAAGTTATTCAAAGCCAGTAAAAACACAGAATAGTACCGTGCAGAAGCGCCATAACTCAAACCGTTTTAAAAGCGAAAATAGCGTAAGAAAGCATTCGAACTCTAAAGTGACCAACAGACAACAAAGTAGCGGCAGTAGAACGCACCAAAGCCGCGCCAAACAGCATAACTAA
- a CDS encoding response regulator transcription factor gives MRILLVEDDKNLQAHVKEHLMAAKYSVDVAGDGESGLFQGQEFPYDAAIIDLGLPKLDGVSVIKSLREQGFTFPILILTARGSWQDKVSGLDAGADDYLTKPFHIEELLARLNALIRRSAGQASPLIENGPFTINTSSMQVSVDEKTISLSSYEYKLFEYLMHHLGEVKSKAQLTEHIYDQDFDLDSNVIEVFIRRLRKKLDPENKYQFIETLRGQGYLLKDLSSFNLG, from the coding sequence ATGAGAATATTACTTGTCGAAGACGATAAAAATCTGCAAGCACACGTTAAAGAACATTTAATGGCCGCTAAATATAGTGTTGATGTTGCAGGTGATGGTGAGTCTGGGTTATTTCAAGGTCAAGAGTTTCCTTACGATGCCGCAATTATTGACTTAGGTCTACCAAAGCTTGACGGCGTAAGCGTTATTAAATCGTTACGTGAACAAGGTTTTACATTCCCCATATTAATATTAACGGCCCGAGGTAGTTGGCAAGATAAAGTTTCAGGATTAGATGCTGGTGCTGATGACTATTTAACGAAACCTTTTCATATTGAAGAGCTACTCGCAAGATTAAATGCATTAATTCGACGCAGTGCTGGACAAGCAAGCCCGTTGATCGAAAATGGTCCGTTTACGATTAACACCTCAAGTATGCAAGTTAGCGTTGATGAAAAAACCATTTCTTTGAGTAGTTATGAATACAAACTATTTGAATACTTGATGCACCACTTAGGTGAAGTAAAGTCTAAAGCTCAGCTTACTGAACATATTTATGATCAAGACTTCGACTTGGACTCAAACGTTATTGAAGTTTTTATTCGACGATTAAGAAAGAAACTTGATCCCGAAAATAAATATCAGTTTATTGAGACTTTACGAGGTCAAGGCTACTTATTAAAAGACTTATCTAGCTTTAATTTAGGCTGA
- a CDS encoding DUF1499 domain-containing protein, which translates to MLINTITKACKAVVIPLLLGFPIAVIAYRMELWPMGVSFQIIKYTGYASIAVLAVSILIGFFTLFKKQYPLAKRCAFIAILSAIPVIGLSMQASKAKSLPFLHQVTTDTVNLPKFNAIIALRGENSNPLAYDQEKLAPLQLAAYPELKPILSQLNKEQAFAKALEVALNLGWEVIAKNEQQGLIEAVETTALWAFKDDIAIRVQALGTGSKVDLRSISRIGGTDLGANAARIEKFIAVFSDK; encoded by the coding sequence ATGTTAATTAACACCATCACCAAAGCCTGTAAGGCCGTTGTTATTCCTTTGCTGTTAGGGTTTCCTATCGCTGTGATCGCTTATCGAATGGAATTATGGCCGATGGGAGTGTCTTTTCAAATTATTAAATATACGGGTTATGCCAGTATTGCTGTATTAGCAGTGTCGATATTGATTGGGTTTTTTACTCTCTTTAAGAAACAATATCCATTGGCAAAACGTTGTGCTTTTATTGCGATATTATCTGCAATACCTGTTATAGGTTTGTCGATGCAAGCTTCTAAAGCGAAATCACTACCTTTTCTACATCAAGTGACTACTGATACGGTTAATTTACCTAAATTTAACGCCATTATAGCCTTGCGTGGCGAAAACAGTAATCCGCTAGCTTATGACCAAGAAAAGCTTGCGCCACTACAATTAGCTGCATACCCAGAATTAAAGCCAATACTTAGTCAATTAAATAAAGAGCAAGCGTTTGCTAAAGCCCTTGAAGTTGCCTTAAATTTAGGCTGGGAAGTTATCGCTAAAAATGAGCAACAAGGCCTTATTGAAGCGGTTGAAACTACGGCACTATGGGCATTTAAAGATGATATTGCTATTCGTGTTCAAGCATTAGGGACAGGTAGTAAAGTAGATTTGCGTTCAATTTCACGTATTGGCGGTACAGATCTGGGTGCTAATGCTGCTCGTATTGAAAAATTTATCGCGGTTTTCTCTGATAAATAA
- a CDS encoding GNAT family N-acetyltransferase translates to MSSEAIDKSNVDIKAAYLSAQDLKLAASLLYQAYHDDPVFLEIFASDKSDYEQRLRAAIREELNAFWQAKQPMIGLYLGETIVGVACLNDPEEGVSSERFWHWRLKMMLGAGYFSTKQMIEKEKVVLSSVPLKKFHMLSFIAIHPLHQHHGFGHYLMAAVNTILAEHKDSEGVAVYATSKKYKAFFKDVNYQFIKEVAVGNVSGSLMVYYRETAES, encoded by the coding sequence ATGTCATCAGAAGCCATTGACAAAAGTAATGTCGATATAAAAGCAGCTTATCTATCAGCTCAAGACTTAAAATTAGCCGCATCGTTGTTATACCAAGCCTATCATGACGATCCGGTATTTCTGGAAATATTTGCATCTGATAAAAGTGATTACGAACAGCGCCTTCGTGCTGCTATTCGTGAAGAGCTAAATGCTTTTTGGCAAGCAAAGCAGCCAATGATAGGCTTGTATTTAGGTGAAACAATAGTGGGCGTTGCCTGTTTGAATGACCCTGAAGAAGGTGTATCATCTGAGCGATTTTGGCATTGGCGTCTGAAAATGATGCTGGGTGCAGGGTACTTTAGTACCAAACAAATGATTGAAAAAGAAAAGGTTGTTTTATCTTCGGTGCCATTGAAGAAATTTCACATGTTATCTTTTATTGCCATACATCCTTTACATCAACATCATGGTTTTGGTCATTATTTAATGGCGGCCGTAAATACTATTTTGGCAGAACATAAAGATAGTGAAGGTGTTGCTGTTTATGCTACGAGTAAAAAATATAAAGCCTTCTTTAAAGATGTGAACTATCAGTTCATTAAAGAGGTTGCTGTGGGTAATGTATCGGGTTCTTTGATGGTTTATTATCGAGAAACAGCCGAAAGTTAA